From a region of the Candidatus Eisenbacteria bacterium genome:
- a CDS encoding 50S ribosomal protein L32, protein MAVPKRRHSSTRGKKRRTHWKLSLPSRSLCSHCSQPKRPHRVCAHCGYYAGEEIIAQEAAKTS, encoded by the coding sequence AAGGCACTCGAGCACCCGAGGCAAGAAGCGTCGCACGCATTGGAAGCTGAGCCTTCCCTCGAGGTCGCTCTGTTCGCACTGCAGCCAGCCCAAGCGCCCGCACCGCGTCTGCGCCCACTGCGGCTACTACGCCGGCGAGGAGATCATCGCTCAGGAGGCAGCGAAGACATCCTAG